One segment of Phycisphaerae bacterium DNA contains the following:
- a CDS encoding cysteine dioxygenase family protein, with amino-acid sequence MNQDAQRPALQDLLDGVGSLSLSELIDRLDSFSEAERVPAEVLQPLLNRLEVTTQDLGEAISFSEDHYLRNRVRVGSNYEVLVLCWKSGQQSPIHDHGGSNCAVRVVQGAATEVQFQQRDDGKLVVNKVGRLTPGRITQVDEDDLHLVANREAEGVNLVTLHVYSPAIVESKKYDLGGVVGDLPW; translated from the coding sequence GTGAATCAGGACGCACAGAGGCCGGCGTTGCAGGACCTGCTGGACGGGGTTGGCTCGCTCTCGTTGTCTGAATTGATTGATCGACTCGATTCCTTCTCCGAGGCCGAGCGCGTGCCGGCCGAGGTACTACAGCCCTTACTGAATCGGCTGGAGGTGACGACGCAGGATCTCGGCGAAGCGATATCCTTCAGTGAGGATCATTACCTGCGAAATCGCGTCCGAGTCGGATCGAATTATGAGGTGCTGGTGCTTTGCTGGAAAAGCGGCCAGCAGAGCCCGATACACGATCACGGTGGATCGAATTGTGCCGTCCGCGTGGTGCAGGGGGCCGCGACGGAAGTCCAATTTCAGCAACGAGACGACGGAAAGCTCGTCGTGAACAAGGTTGGCCGACTCACGCCAGGCAGAATCACCCAGGTCGATGAGGATGATCTGCATCTGGTCGCCAATCGTGAAGCGGAGGGTGTCAATCTCGTGACGCTACACGTTTACTCGCCGGCGATTGTGGAGTCGAAGAAGTATGATCTGGGCGGGGTTGTCGGCGACCTGCCATGGTGA
- a CDS encoding VanZ family protein has translation MLSRSHTRLIRQWTMIFCVLAIAGICFGTLMPMPFDRTPPKVSFIDGIRFISFEPTCARDVIGNVMMFVPAGVIFWATAATWVRRAWATTAAIAAAGILSFGIEWAQVFIPGRYPSAIDICTNMFGALVGATLVNILTQILAAIIRRLAASPMRIESPDKATSMTLTIRL, from the coding sequence ATGTTGAGCCGATCGCATACCAGATTGATCCGGCAATGGACGATGATCTTCTGCGTGCTGGCCATTGCCGGCATCTGCTTCGGCACGTTAATGCCGATGCCCTTTGACCGGACGCCGCCGAAGGTGTCGTTTATCGACGGGATTCGCTTTATCAGTTTTGAGCCGACTTGCGCTCGCGATGTAATCGGCAACGTCATGATGTTTGTGCCGGCCGGCGTAATTTTCTGGGCGACAGCCGCGACGTGGGTTCGACGGGCCTGGGCGACCACCGCCGCCATTGCAGCCGCGGGAATTCTGAGTTTCGGAATCGAATGGGCTCAGGTCTTTATTCCCGGCCGCTACCCGAGTGCGATCGACATCTGCACAAACATGTTTGGCGCGCTGGTCGGCGCGACCCTCGTGAACATTCTGACGCAGATACTCGCCGCGATCATTCGGCGCCTGGCAGCCAGTCCCATGCGAATCGAAAGCCCTGACAAGGCGACCTCCATGACATTGACGATTCGCCTTTGA
- a CDS encoding cytochrome c, which yields MYRRWICVGATCLVMAAAWSGCGTSEDDGEYARPQDTGQARSHHITLVEQGRLAYATYCLGCHGEKGDGNGESAKFFSPRPRNFTLGEFKFSSTRSGELPTDDDLRRTIRNGLRGSAMPPFDRLQETTIDALIAYLKTFSPKWSENAPAKSIPFVNDPYFGEEDLSPAIARGELIYHGYATCWTCHPSYVSGEKINEYRRAINAQPYDAFRENMDDSVGKENTQGELIYPPDFRRDFVRSGMSVKDIYRSIAAGITGTAMPTWVDSMELPSPKAGEPPLVEPPDLWAVAYYVHDLIKRRPAKLQSGEFVIRGRKRAIYLHGEPPKTTAAPAKEEDTQTEPTDFGF from the coding sequence ATGTATCGGCGTTGGATCTGTGTCGGCGCGACATGCCTCGTCATGGCCGCTGCGTGGAGCGGTTGCGGCACGTCCGAAGACGACGGCGAATACGCAAGACCGCAAGACACCGGCCAAGCGCGCTCACACCACATCACACTCGTTGAACAGGGCCGACTGGCTTACGCGACTTATTGCCTCGGCTGCCACGGAGAAAAAGGTGACGGCAACGGCGAATCGGCCAAATTCTTCAGCCCACGTCCTCGCAATTTCACGCTGGGCGAGTTCAAGTTCAGCTCGACGCGATCCGGCGAATTGCCAACTGACGATGACTTGCGTCGCACCATTCGCAACGGCCTGCGAGGCAGTGCGATGCCACCGTTCGATCGGCTGCAGGAAACCACGATCGATGCATTGATCGCCTACCTGAAGACGTTTTCTCCCAAGTGGAGCGAGAACGCACCAGCGAAGTCGATCCCCTTCGTGAATGATCCGTACTTCGGCGAGGAGGACCTTTCCCCGGCCATTGCTCGCGGCGAGTTGATCTATCATGGCTATGCGACATGCTGGACGTGTCATCCATCGTACGTCAGCGGCGAGAAGATCAACGAGTATCGGCGAGCGATCAACGCGCAACCTTACGATGCATTCCGCGAGAACATGGATGACTCCGTCGGAAAGGAAAATACGCAGGGGGAACTCATTTATCCGCCCGATTTCCGACGGGACTTCGTTCGATCCGGCATGAGTGTAAAGGACATCTATCGTTCGATCGCGGCAGGTATCACCGGGACGGCGATGCCGACCTGGGTCGATTCAATGGAACTGCCCAGTCCGAAGGCCGGCGAGCCGCCACTGGTTGAGCCGCCTGATCTCTGGGCAGTTGCCTACTACGTTCATGATCTGATAAAGCGCCGTCCTGCGAAACTTCAAAGCGGAGAGTTCGTCATTCGAGGGCGGAAGCGTGCGATTTATCTGCATGGCGAACCGCCGAAAACCACTGCCGCCCCGGCGAAGGAAGAGGACACTCAGACGGAGCCGACGGACTTCGGTTTCTAG
- a CDS encoding DUF2237 domain-containing protein, which translates to MIRRNDESDAPQRNVLGGPLESCSMAPRTGFYRTGCCETGPEDLGLHAVCAVMTAEFLEFSKARGNDLSTPRPEQGFPGLKPGDRWCICALRWVEAQQAGVAPNAVLGATNEAALACVPLPVLRKHAADI; encoded by the coding sequence ATGATCCGGAGAAATGACGAATCCGATGCGCCGCAGCGCAACGTCCTCGGAGGACCGCTGGAGTCGTGTTCGATGGCGCCCCGCACCGGTTTCTATCGAACCGGGTGTTGCGAGACCGGGCCCGAAGATCTCGGTCTGCATGCAGTCTGCGCCGTCATGACGGCCGAGTTTCTCGAATTCAGCAAGGCGCGCGGGAATGACTTATCCACGCCCAGACCCGAGCAGGGTTTCCCGGGATTGAAACCAGGCGATCGATGGTGCATCTGCGCATTAAGGTGGGTTGAAGCACAACAGGCTGGAGTCGCGCCGAATGCCGTGCTCGGAGCGACCAACGAGGCCGCCCTGGCGTGCGTTCCATTGCCGGTGCTTCGCAAGCATGCTGCGGACATATAG
- a CDS encoding GNAT family N-acetyltransferase: MGGPEIMPNEKLPPILFLEGRRIYLRPLEMSDERLLRQWFAPENTRENLERYWPITQAFEQRFIETNGTDETSFAFAIVLKIGDRPIGVTGFRGIRWKDRTAEFGITVGDSKSRNQGLGSEATVLLLHYLFRTLNMNRIQLGVWDFNTAAIRSYEKIGFTLEGRQRQHGFVRGRYVDHLIYGMLAAEFEAKYPVERSLPDFAPRATRRRNRGSR; this comes from the coding sequence ATGGGTGGACCGGAGATCATGCCGAACGAAAAGTTGCCTCCAATTCTATTTCTCGAAGGTCGGCGCATCTATCTGCGGCCTCTGGAAATGTCCGACGAGCGATTGCTGCGGCAATGGTTCGCGCCGGAGAACACCCGCGAGAATCTGGAACGCTACTGGCCGATTACGCAGGCGTTTGAGCAGCGGTTCATTGAGACAAACGGCACGGACGAGACGAGTTTCGCCTTCGCAATCGTCCTGAAAATCGGTGATCGTCCGATCGGTGTCACCGGATTCCGCGGCATCCGATGGAAGGACCGCACCGCCGAGTTCGGCATTACCGTGGGTGATTCAAAGTCGCGCAATCAGGGTCTTGGTAGCGAAGCCACCGTACTGCTGCTTCACTATCTCTTTCGCACGTTGAATATGAATCGCATTCAGCTCGGCGTATGGGACTTCAACACGGCAGCGATTCGTTCGTACGAGAAAATTGGCTTCACGCTGGAAGGGCGGCAGCGGCAGCATGGCTTCGTCCGAGGGCGCTACGTCGATCATTTGATTTATGGCATGTTGGCTGCGGAATTCGAAGCGAAATATCCCGTGGAGAGGTCGTTGCCAGATTTCGCGCCGCGCGCGACAAGACGCAGAAACCGAGGCAGCCGATGA
- the rnhA gene encoding ribonuclease HI: MKQVIIYTDGACHGNPGPGGWAAILVHGTARREISGAEPATTNNRMEIRAAIEALRALREPCAVVLYTDSEYVCKAMSEWLPKWKAKGWRRGREPLKNVDLWQQLDEAASRHQVKWMWVRGHAGHPENERCDQLANEATAALRDRSSI; this comes from the coding sequence ATGAAACAGGTCATTATTTATACAGACGGGGCATGTCACGGAAATCCCGGCCCGGGCGGCTGGGCGGCCATTCTGGTGCATGGCACGGCGCGACGTGAAATCTCCGGGGCCGAGCCGGCGACCACCAACAACCGCATGGAAATCCGTGCCGCGATCGAAGCGCTCCGTGCACTCAGGGAACCCTGCGCCGTCGTGCTCTATACCGATTCTGAGTACGTGTGCAAGGCGATGAGCGAGTGGCTGCCGAAGTGGAAAGCCAAAGGCTGGCGCCGCGGCAGAGAGCCGCTGAAGAATGTGGACCTGTGGCAACAGCTGGACGAAGCGGCCTCGCGTCATCAAGTGAAGTGGATGTGGGTGCGCGGTCACGCCGGCCATCCCGAGAACGAACGGTGCGATCAACTGGCCAACGAAGCCACTGCGGCTCTGCGCGACCGCAGTTCAATCTGA
- a CDS encoding DUF4405 domain-containing protein, whose amino-acid sequence MPIFTITPLESNPPICVKSQTTVASKVPADLMLAGVSQLTNSGEIPKSATPSDSREPTREAGRPGRKLSSSAINFILDGVMLIAFMVVLIAAAIVQFILPEPASAADTTLWGLTYTGWIKILSGTIAVFAVLVLIHLILHWNWVCGFVTSRLSKALGRRVALTESTRTLWGVALLIVVLTLMGIVIAAAEFCVIRSPGGR is encoded by the coding sequence ATGCCCATTTTCACAATCACGCCGTTGGAGTCGAATCCGCCGATATGCGTAAAGTCTCAAACGACCGTTGCGTCAAAGGTGCCGGCCGATTTGATGTTAGCAGGCGTGTCTCAACTCACGAACAGCGGCGAAATTCCGAAATCCGCCACGCCTTCGGATTCGCGCGAGCCGACCCGTGAAGCAGGCCGCCCCGGGCGGAAACTTTCTTCCAGCGCGATCAACTTCATTTTGGATGGGGTCATGCTGATCGCTTTCATGGTAGTGCTCATTGCTGCGGCGATCGTTCAATTCATTCTACCGGAACCCGCCTCCGCCGCCGACACGACCCTGTGGGGTCTGACATACACCGGCTGGATCAAGATCCTCAGCGGCACGATCGCCGTCTTTGCCGTTCTTGTCCTGATTCACCTCATCCTGCATTGGAACTGGGTATGCGGTTTCGTGACGAGCAGACTCTCCAAAGCCCTCGGTCGTCGCGTCGCCCTGACGGAATCAACTCGGACGCTCTGGGGAGTGGCTCTACTGATCGTCGTTCTGACGCTGATGGGCATCGTTATCGCAGCGGCCGAGTTCTGCGTGATTCGCAGCCCCGGAGGTCGCTGA
- a CDS encoding cbb3-type cytochrome c oxidase subunit II: MFESKSGVFLVAGLGFFILAFAVMGLVPIVIYHDEPELSVKELAEQGIIHEFVELAEKFPDQFKEHFGEVTTDSFAAALKRGHKIYIGEACWHCHSQQIRPVSNEDIRWGPRSYAAEYQNVLQRPVLFGTRRVGPDLIREGARKSNDWHIAHFYKPRSVAPVSVMPEYPWFFDKYGYPNRDGMAIITYIQWLGSWHQDYPYWRGEGPGGGSTMPAASAEKTASAVAEGVE; encoded by the coding sequence ATGTTCGAATCGAAATCAGGTGTATTTCTTGTAGCCGGTCTGGGGTTCTTCATCCTGGCCTTCGCAGTGATGGGGCTGGTGCCGATCGTGATCTATCACGACGAACCGGAGCTGTCCGTCAAGGAGTTGGCGGAGCAAGGCATCATTCACGAATTCGTCGAACTGGCCGAGAAGTTCCCCGATCAGTTCAAGGAGCATTTCGGCGAGGTAACCACCGACAGCTTCGCCGCTGCGCTGAAGCGGGGCCACAAGATTTACATTGGCGAGGCCTGCTGGCACTGCCACAGCCAGCAGATTCGTCCTGTTTCGAATGAAGACATCCGGTGGGGACCGCGTTCGTACGCCGCTGAGTACCAGAATGTGCTGCAGCGTCCAGTGTTGTTCGGCACGCGCCGTGTCGGTCCTGACCTGATTCGCGAGGGCGCTCGAAAGAGCAATGATTGGCACATCGCGCACTTCTATAAGCCGCGGAGCGTGGCGCCGGTATCAGTGATGCCGGAATATCCGTGGTTCTTCGACAAGTACGGTTATCCAAATCGTGATGGAATGGCAATCATCACCTACATACAATGGCTTGGGAGCTGGCATCAGGACTATCCGTACTGGCGCGGAGAAGGTCCCGGCGGCGGATCGACCATGCCCGCGGCCTCCGCCGAGAAAACGGCTTCCGCAGTCGCAGAGGGAGTTGAATAA
- a CDS encoding phospholipase D family protein has protein sequence MDMNCGYQRASSRFERGLFFGLPVFTVVALALLSIGASAGPDKPGKRSIEIDAVFSPGGGCEERIAEELASAEQTIRIQAYFFTSKPITNAVVKAKKRGVDVCVILDKSQEKMTYGSWRILRREGVPVHFDAKHATANNKVILIDDRTVITGSYNFTKSAEEKNAENIVIIRNADDVFEKFLKNFDEHLKHSRKYSGS, from the coding sequence ATGGATATGAATTGCGGGTATCAACGCGCATCGAGCCGATTCGAAAGGGGTCTCTTTTTCGGGCTTCCGGTGTTTACAGTCGTTGCATTGGCGCTGCTTTCGATCGGGGCTTCGGCGGGTCCGGATAAGCCAGGCAAGCGGTCCATCGAGATTGATGCGGTGTTTTCTCCCGGGGGCGGCTGTGAGGAGCGCATCGCCGAGGAACTGGCATCGGCGGAACAAACAATCCGAATTCAAGCGTACTTCTTCACGTCAAAGCCGATCACGAACGCCGTGGTGAAAGCCAAAAAACGCGGTGTGGACGTCTGCGTGATACTCGACAAGTCTCAGGAGAAAATGACGTACGGCAGCTGGCGAATCCTCCGGCGCGAAGGCGTTCCCGTCCACTTTGACGCCAAACATGCGACAGCGAACAACAAGGTCATCCTGATCGACGACCGCACTGTCATCACCGGCTCATACAACTTCACGAAATCGGCCGAGGAGAAGAACGCCGAGAACATCGTGATTATCAGAAACGCGGACGATGTGTTCGAGAAGTTCCTGAAGAACTTCGACGAGCATCTGAAACACTCCAGGAAATACAGCGGATCCTGA
- a CDS encoding class I SAM-dependent methyltransferase, which yields MLLPRSWRRAIESSTFAGGVRTTLGQTKQESELAYWRSQHRQGGGVLRRDDYYRSLTLQIADWQDAIHVTGRVVVDIGCGPRGSLCWMKQARLRIGVDPLADAYRELGISDQPMTYLGAAAERLPLGDETVDIVLTVNALDHVDNVDQACAEIRRILKPGGLFIGSINLREVPTATEPSIVTREQVESNLIGGWRIERLRVFPECDVPGDAYRYARQAPPPGYRAEMMVLWCLARKPEYGPLAEQSATSGAANHAELGRCDNDAHQRQNDDQ from the coding sequence ATGCTGCTGCCGCGCTCGTGGCGAAGAGCTATCGAGTCCTCCACGTTTGCCGGCGGCGTACGTACCACGCTTGGACAAACGAAACAGGAATCTGAGCTGGCGTATTGGCGCAGCCAGCATCGGCAAGGCGGCGGCGTACTGCGCCGTGATGACTACTATCGATCGCTGACGCTCCAAATCGCGGATTGGCAGGATGCGATTCACGTCACAGGCCGCGTTGTCGTTGATATTGGCTGCGGGCCGCGAGGATCGCTGTGCTGGATGAAGCAGGCGCGGCTTCGCATCGGCGTTGATCCGCTCGCCGATGCCTACCGCGAGTTGGGAATAAGCGATCAGCCGATGACTTATCTCGGCGCGGCCGCAGAGCGCCTGCCGCTTGGCGACGAGACGGTGGATATCGTACTGACGGTAAATGCACTGGACCATGTGGATAATGTGGATCAGGCATGTGCGGAAATTCGCCGGATCCTCAAGCCCGGCGGCCTATTTATCGGGTCGATTAACCTGCGCGAAGTGCCGACAGCCACTGAGCCAAGTATCGTGACGCGCGAGCAGGTTGAATCCAACCTGATTGGCGGCTGGCGTATCGAGCGACTGCGTGTCTTCCCGGAATGTGATGTGCCCGGCGACGCTTATCGCTATGCCCGACAAGCCCCCCCGCCGGGTTACCGTGCTGAAATGATGGTACTTTGGTGTCTTGCAAGGAAACCGGAATACGGTCCGCTTGCGGAGCAGTCAGCGACCTCCGGGGCTGCGAATCACGCAGAACTCGGCCGCTGCGATAACGATGCCCATCAGCGTCAGAACGACGATCAGTAG
- a CDS encoding cbb3-type cytochrome c oxidase subunit I, giving the protein MATASGGAGRAGAVSFPSDTSNLVNQKLVLYFMFASLAYVIVAMLAGLLFSLQLLNLNPFAGVEFWSPGRWRLIHTQGVAYGFIANAFLGALHWAVPRLTLRPVLSEKLSWFIFIAWQCIVVATVAGLLLGEAQALEWGETPVWIDPVAQLGLILVAINFLTPIFQTKGPMYVTLWYLIAAFVWTPLVYGMGNFIPEYVIGGSAAGAIGGLFIHDLVGLFVTPIGWGLMYYFVPIILKKPVWSHGLSLVGFWGLAFFYPLNGIHHFLYSPIPMFLQYGAVISTIAVELVVTTVIINFFATILGRGDALRTSLPIRWFYIGMVFYFTTCLQCSFQVTLTFQKIIHFTDWVVGHAHLVMFGVFGFWIFGMMTYLLPRVMGASGWYRPRWNHWHFWLSGIGMLIMFVDLTIAGLIQGFSWRDLAPWEDSIIASRPFWLLRTITGTAIIAGQFFFLANTWMTWRHMRGALPSPRPTPPTETPGRTEPVLS; this is encoded by the coding sequence ATGGCAACAGCGAGTGGCGGAGCGGGAAGAGCAGGCGCAGTCTCATTCCCGAGCGATACATCCAATCTGGTAAACCAGAAGCTTGTCCTGTATTTCATGTTTGCCTCTCTGGCGTACGTGATCGTGGCGATGCTGGCGGGACTGCTGTTCTCACTCCAGCTACTGAACCTGAATCCGTTTGCCGGAGTCGAGTTCTGGTCGCCCGGCCGATGGCGGCTGATTCACACGCAGGGTGTTGCCTACGGATTCATTGCGAACGCGTTTCTTGGAGCGCTGCACTGGGCCGTGCCGCGCTTGACGCTGCGTCCGGTTCTCAGCGAAAAGCTATCATGGTTCATCTTCATCGCGTGGCAGTGCATTGTTGTCGCCACGGTTGCCGGGCTTCTGCTTGGCGAAGCACAGGCGCTTGAATGGGGCGAAACGCCGGTCTGGATTGACCCTGTCGCCCAACTTGGATTGATCCTTGTCGCGATCAATTTTCTCACGCCGATTTTCCAGACAAAAGGTCCAATGTACGTCACACTGTGGTACCTGATCGCGGCGTTCGTATGGACGCCGCTTGTTTACGGCATGGGAAATTTCATTCCGGAGTATGTCATCGGCGGTTCGGCCGCCGGCGCGATCGGCGGCTTGTTTATCCATGATCTTGTGGGACTGTTTGTCACGCCGATCGGCTGGGGGTTGATGTATTATTTTGTTCCAATCATCCTGAAAAAGCCTGTATGGAGTCATGGTTTGTCGCTCGTGGGCTTCTGGGGCCTCGCGTTCTTCTATCCGCTGAACGGCATCCATCATTTCCTCTACAGCCCGATTCCGATGTTCCTCCAATACGGCGCGGTCATTTCGACCATCGCTGTCGAGTTGGTCGTCACCACGGTGATCATCAATTTCTTTGCGACCATCCTCGGTCGGGGCGACGCCCTTAGAACGTCGCTGCCGATTCGCTGGTTTTATATTGGCATGGTGTTCTACTTCACGACCTGCCTACAGTGTTCGTTTCAGGTCACGCTCACTTTTCAGAAGATCATTCATTTCACGGACTGGGTTGTCGGACATGCCCACCTCGTCATGTTTGGTGTCTTCGGCTTCTGGATATTCGGCATGATGACTTATCTTCTGCCGCGAGTGATGGGCGCATCCGGCTGGTACCGTCCCCGCTGGAATCACTGGCATTTCTGGCTCAGCGGAATCGGTATGCTGATCATGTTTGTGGACCTGACCATTGCCGGCCTCATTCAGGGATTTTCCTGGCGCGATCTCGCTCCATGGGAGGACTCGATCATCGCATCGCGGCCGTTCTGGTTGCTGCGAACGATCACTGGCACCGCGATCATCGCGGGGCAGTTTTTCTTTCTTGCGAACACCTGGATGACATGGCGGCACATGCGGGGAGCGCTGCCGTCCCCCAGACCGACGCCGCCGACGGAGACGCCCGGCCGAACAGAGCCGGTGTTGAGCTAG
- a CDS encoding sigma 54-interacting transcriptional regulator gives MREDGSEFLLAVRRVVESGDVSTAAVPLSIKSGYPAILVLSSDSRRIDRAVVATLAEALSAPFSALLENDRRLRELESLREAAEADRRTLLSRLGRREIGDHVIGADTGLANVLSRVDIVAGSDVPVLILGETGTGKELVSRAIHTRSPRHAGPFIRVNCGAIPHELIDSQLFGHERGSFTGAVDTHRGWFERADHGTLFLDEIGELPPAAQVRLLRVMQDGLVERVGGRKTIAVDVRVVAATHRDLHAMVKAGQFREDLWYRIAVFPIHIPPLRERREDIASLACHFAERAATRFGLALVMPSPEDIRQLMRYAWPGNVRELGTVIDRAALLGNGKRLEIALSLGGHTSSEPIQSSLPSEEAIAPNASPISHEAMAEFTPAVNPDATSNEPVSAIEPLNDAIRHHIESALEKTLGRVEGPFGAARLLRINPRTLRSKMRKLKIDWRTFRQSEA, from the coding sequence ATGCGCGAAGACGGGTCCGAGTTCCTGTTGGCTGTCCGCCGTGTTGTAGAATCCGGAGATGTCAGCACGGCCGCCGTCCCGCTTTCGATCAAATCAGGATATCCAGCGATCCTTGTGCTTTCGTCCGACAGTCGTCGGATAGATCGTGCCGTGGTTGCCACACTTGCGGAGGCGCTTTCCGCTCCTTTTTCGGCACTACTGGAAAACGACCGTCGTCTTCGGGAACTTGAGTCGCTTCGCGAGGCGGCCGAGGCGGATCGGCGCACGCTACTGAGTCGCCTTGGTCGTCGCGAAATCGGAGACCATGTCATTGGAGCCGATACCGGGCTGGCCAATGTCCTAAGCCGGGTGGATATCGTCGCCGGCAGCGATGTGCCCGTACTCATACTCGGCGAAACCGGCACGGGGAAAGAACTTGTCTCTCGCGCAATCCACACGCGATCCCCTCGACACGCGGGCCCTTTCATCCGCGTCAATTGCGGCGCGATTCCTCATGAATTGATCGACTCTCAACTCTTCGGGCACGAACGCGGAAGCTTCACCGGGGCCGTGGACACTCATCGTGGCTGGTTTGAGAGAGCCGATCACGGGACGCTGTTCCTTGACGAAATCGGAGAACTGCCACCGGCAGCACAGGTTCGTCTGCTTCGCGTCATGCAGGACGGCCTTGTCGAGCGAGTCGGGGGGCGCAAGACGATCGCCGTGGATGTTCGCGTGGTGGCTGCAACTCATCGTGATCTGCACGCGATGGTAAAAGCGGGACAGTTTCGTGAGGATCTGTGGTATCGAATCGCGGTTTTTCCGATTCATATTCCGCCGCTGCGCGAACGTCGCGAAGACATCGCGTCGCTTGCTTGTCACTTCGCTGAACGCGCCGCGACGCGATTTGGCCTCGCGCTTGTGATGCCGTCGCCGGAAGACATCCGACAATTGATGCGTTATGCGTGGCCGGGCAATGTACGAGAGCTGGGTACAGTCATCGACCGAGCCGCCCTGCTGGGCAACGGGAAACGGCTCGAAATCGCACTGTCGCTAGGCGGTCACACATCCAGCGAGCCGATTCAATCGTCACTTCCCAGCGAGGAAGCGATCGCCCCAAACGCATCGCCGATAAGTCACGAGGCCATGGCCGAATTTACACCGGCCGTGAATCCAGACGCTACCAGCAACGAGCCCGTCTCAGCCATCGAGCCGCTTAACGATGCCATCCGCCACCACATTGAATCGGCGCTCGAGAAGACGCTTGGGCGCGTCGAAGGCCCGTTCGGCGCCGCCCGGCTGCTTCGGATCAACCCGCGAACTCTTCGATCGAAAATGAGGAAGCTGAAGATCGACTGGCGAACGTTTCGGCAGTCGGAGGCTTGA